One Hypomesus transpacificus isolate Combined female chromosome 6, fHypTra1, whole genome shotgun sequence DNA segment encodes these proteins:
- the LOC124468538 gene encoding methylmalonate-semialdehyde dehydrogenase [acylating], mitochondrial-like: MAGILARSLWNKKVPLQMGRLSYSSSVPTTKLFIDGKFVESNTTEWLDIHNPATNEVVGRVPKATQEEMLAAADSCSRAYLPWAETSILSRQQIFLRYQQLIKDNIKELAKLITLEQGKTLADAEGDVFRGLQVVEHACSITSLMLGETLPSITKDMDTYTYRLPIGVCAGIAPFNFPAMIPLWMFPMGMVCGNTYLMKPSERVPGCTMLLAKLLQDSGAPDGTLNIIHGQHAAVNFICDHPAIKAISFVGSNQAGEYIYEKGSKNGKRVQSNMGAKNHGVVMPDANKENTLNQLVGAAFGAAGQRCMALSTAILVGEARDWLPELVERSKALRVNAGDQPGADVGPLISPEAKARVDSLIQSGVDEGATLLLDGRNVHVKGYENGNFVGPTILANVTPDMTCYREEIFGPVLVVLEADNLDDAITLINNNQYGNGTAIFTTNGATARKYTHEVDVGQIGVNVPIPVPLPMFSFTGSRGSFRGDTNFYGKQGIQFYTQIKTVTSQWKAEDATLKTPAVTMPTMGR, translated from the exons ATGGCAGGCATTCTCGCCAGATCGCTTTGGAACAAAAAG GTTCCTCTCCAGATGGGTCGACTAAGTTACTCTTCATCTGTG CCAACCACCAAGCTGTTTATAGATGGCAAGTTTGTAGAGTCCAACACTACCGAATGGCTTGACATTCACAATCCA gCCACCAACGAGGTGGTGGGACGTGTTCCCAAGGCGACCCAGGAGGAGATGCTTGCGGCTGCGGACTCCTGCTCCAGGGCCTACTTACCCTGGGCTGAGACCTCCATCTTAAGCAGGCAGCAGATATTTCTCCGTTATCAGCAGCTCATCAAGGACAACATT AAAGAGCTTGCCAAGTTGATCACTCTAGAGCAGGGGAAGACTCTGGCTGATGCTGAGGGAGATGTCTTCAGAGGGCTAC AGGTGGTTGAGCATGCCTGCAGCATCACCTCCCTGATGCTGGGAGAGACCCTGCCCTCCATCACCAAAGACATGGACACTTACACCTACCGCCTGCCCATCGGGGTGTGTGCCGGCATCGCCCCCTTCAACTTCCCAGCCATGATCCCTCTGTGGATGTTCCCCATGGGCATGGTCTGTGGCAACACCTACCTAATGAAGCCCTCCGAGCGTGTCCCAGGGTGCACCATGCTCTTGGCAAAGCTGCTGCAGGATTCTGGAGCACCCGACGGAACGCTGAACATCATCCATGGCCAGCATGCAG CGGTGAACTTCATTTGTGATCACCCGGCAATCAAGGCCATCAGCTTTGTGGGCTCCAACCAGGCCGGGGAGTACATCTACGAGAAAGGCTCCAAGAACGGCAAGAGAGTGCAGTCAAACATG GGAGCTAAGAACCATGGTGTGGTGATGCCTGATGCCAACAAAGAAAACACCCTGAACCAGCTGGTGGGCGCTGCCTTTGGAGCAGCAGGCCAGCGGTGTATGGCTCTGTCGACAGCCATTCTTGTAGGCGAGGCTCGTGATTGGCTCCCAGAGCTGGTGGAACGCTCCAAAGCACTGCGTGTCAATGCAG gtgacCAGCCTGGGGCAGATGTAGGTCCTCTCATTTCTCCTGAGGCCAAGGCCAGAGTGGACAGTCTGATCCAGAGTGGGGTGGACGAGGGAGCCACGCTGCTGCTGGATGGGAGGAACGTCCACGTCAAAGGATACGAGAACGGAAACTTCGTAGGCCCCACCATCCTGGCCAACGTCACA CCAGACATGACATGCTACAGGGAGGAGATATTTGGGCCGGTGCTCGTCGTTctggaagctgacaacctggatGACGCCATCACATTAATCAACAACAACCAGTACGGCAACGGCACTGCCATCTTCACCACCAACGGAGCCACCGCTCGCAAATACACTCACGAAGTGGACGTAGGGCAG ATTGGTGTGAATGTTCCCATCCCCGTTCCTCTGCCCATGTTCTCCTTCACTGGCTCCAGAGGCTCCTTCAGAGGCGACACTAACTTCTATGGCAAGCAG GGGATCCAGTTCTACACTCAAATCAAGACGGTGACATCACAGTGGAAGGCTGAAGACGCCACTCTGAAGACCCCAGCTGTTACCATGCCAACCATGGGTCGCTAA
- the LOC124468889 gene encoding placenta growth factor-like, which translates to MLFHEVWGRSLCRSMERSVDVEQEYPGGVEHIYSPACVPLWRCSGCCGDENLECTPTLTRNVTMQLLRITPSHRKKQYVELTFVEHQICECRPRLVQMNNKSHVSGRTRPRRKKHRKRAKDCGKCRRPPG; encoded by the exons ATGCTGTTTCACGAGgtgtgggggaggagcctgtgtCGCTCGATGGAGAGATCGGTTGACGTAGAGCAGGAGTATCCCGGAGGGGTGGAGCACATCTACAGCCCCGCGTGCGTACCCCTCTGGCGCTGCTCTGGTTGCTGTGGAGACGAAAACCTGGAGTGCACGCCCACTCTTACCCGCAACGTCACCATGCAG CTGTTGAGGATAACTCCATCTCATAGGAAGAAGCAGTATGTGGAGCTGACGTTTGTGGAGCACCAGATCTGTGAGTGCAG ACCCAGACTGGTCCAAATGAATAATAAAAG CCATGTGTCAGGCAGGACCAGACCAAGAAGGAAGAAACACAGGAAGAGAGCCAAAGACTGTGGCAA GTGTCGTCGCCCACCTGGGTAG
- the LOC124468540 gene encoding ectonucleoside triphosphate diphosphohydrolase 5-like, giving the protein MSPVACLLVLLAVSQLTQAQAQAQTKISLLDLTTSIGSILPSLSRPANSSRIFYGVMFDAGSTGTRIHVYTFIQKDPEELPVLDNEMFHSIKPGLSAYADMPEMGGHTVRMMLKVAKKTIPRLEWKRTPVVLRATAGLRLLPAGKAQALLEQVRDVFDESPFLIPDDSVSIMNGTNEGILAWVTLNFLTGHLHAQTKKTVGILDLGGGSTQITFLPKSQKTIQSAPADYIVRFDMFNSTYELYTHSYLGNGLMAARLATLGALGAEGLEWRVFKSSCLPKKFSDEWSFGGLTYSISGIPDGFSGYKLCYQEVLKVVRGVVLQPYELKDSSVFYAFSYYFDRAVDAGLIDGSQGGKLEVRDFKKRAKEVCNKMSKHHSASPFLCMDLTYITCLLKDGFGFKENTVLQLTKKVNNVETSWALGATFHHFQNLKIH; this is encoded by the exons ATGTCTCCTGTTGCCTGCCTGCTGGTCCTGCTCGCTGTGTCTCAGCTGactcaggcccaggcccaggcccagacaAAGATCTCTCTGCTGGATCTCACCACCAGCATTGGGAGCAtcctccccagcctcagccGGCCTGCCAACTCCAGCCGCATCTTCTACGGGGTGATGTTCGACGCAGGGAGCACGGGAACTCGCATCCACGTTTACACCTTCATTCAGAAAGACCCTG AGGAGTTGCCTGTTTTGGACAATGAAATGTTCCATTCCATAAAGCCTGGTCTGTCAGCATATGCTGACATGCCTGAGATG GGAGGCCACACAGTCAGGATGATGCTGAAGGTGGCTAAGAAGACGATTCCTCGCCTGGAGTGGAAGAGAACGCCTGTGGTGCTCAGGGCCACAGCAGGACTCCGCCTGCTGCCTGCAGGGAAGGCCCAGGCTCTGCTGGAACAG GTCCGAGACGTTTTTGATGAATCTCCTTTTCTCATCCCAGACGACAGCGTCAGCATAATGAACGGCACAAATGAAG GAATCTTGGCCTGGGTAACGCTGAACTTTTTAACTG GTCACTTGCATGCTCAGACCAAGAAGACAGTGGGGATTCTGGATTTGGGAGGAGGATCAACTCAAATAACGTTCCTTCCCAAATCTCAG AAAACCATTCAAAGTGCCCCTGCTGACTACATTGTCAGATTTGACATGTTTAACAGTACCTATGAGCTGTACACCCACAG CTACCTAGGAAACGGACTGATGGCTGCACGATTGGCCACCTTGGGAGCTCTAGGGGCTGAAG GGTTGGAGTGGAGGGTCTTCAAGAGCTCCTGTCTGCCTAAGAAGTTCAGCGATGAGTGGAGTTTCGGAGGGCTGACCTACAGCATCAGTGGGATCCCTGATG GTTTCTCAGGGTACAAGCTGTGCTACCAGGAGGTTCTGAAGGTTGTGAGAGGGGTTGTGCTTCAGCCGTACGAGCTGAAGGACAGCTCCGTCTTCTACGCCTTCTCCTACTACTTCGACAGAGCCGTCGACGCAGGCCTCATCG ACGGGTCTCAAGGAGGGAAGCTGGAAGTCAGAGACTTCAAGAAGAGAGCTAAAGAGG TGTGTAACAAGATGTCGAAGCACCATTCCGCCAGCCCCTTCCTCTGCATGGACTTGACCTACATCACCTGCCTGCTCAAGGACGGCTTTGGCTTCAAGGAAAACACAGTTCTGCAG CTCACCAAGAAGGTGAACAATGTGGAGACGAGCTGGGCTCTAGGAGCCACGTTCCACCACTTCCAGAACCTGAAGATCCACTGA
- the znf410 gene encoding zinc finger protein 410, protein MLSDELDSKPELLVQFVQNASIPLGQGLEDSEPKHTCLPLLVPNDSSLCSPLELTEGGLSHASARSPPLSELGGAEQSPLVQTQVPPRGSPSPPHVLHDLQQSDSTSYVLLNLAKGLAASSESLIFSADGADEEEEVVSSGDYGVDGSAPWYLRVQELAHDSLIAATRAQLAKDAKASQDAKAGCGTNGDIIHSFPSEEGKRELSARTNRTLSKQILRCSFEGCYRTFTWPAHLKYHLKTHRNDRTFRCGAEGCGKSFYVLQRLQVHMRTHNGDKPFICKEKNCGKKFTTAGNLKNHKRTHTGEKPFLCEADGCGRSFAEYSSLRKHMLVHSGEKPHQCGICGKTFSQSGSRNVHMRKRHGEEAQCNDGRDTGEALTHSSLLEADGEAGDNMVTMTTGVEPMNLHHAMLRAQGSADSVVLSQSHDLVTMTTAGHSYGEDVVALL, encoded by the exons ATGCTTTCTGATGAGCTTGACTCCAAACCTGAG CTGCTGGTTCAGTTCGTGCAGAACGCGTCCATCCCTCTCGGGCAGGGTCTCGAAGACTCAGAACCCaaacacacctgccttccactgcTGGTCCCCAACGACAGCTCCCTGTGCAGCCCCCTAGAGCTAACAG AGGGTGGTCTTAGCCATGCGTCTGCAAGGTCCCCGCCTTTGTCAGAGTTGGGGGGTGCTGAGCAGAGCCCCCTGGTCCAGACACAGGTCCCCCCCCGGGGCTCACCTAGCCCCCCACACGTCCTCCATGACCTGCAGCAGTCAGACAGCACATCCTACGTCCTGCTCAACCTAGCGAAAG GTCTGGCAGCCTCCTCTGAATCCCTGATCTTCTCTGCCGATGGtgcggatgaggaggaggaggtggtctCGTCGGGGGACTACGGGGTGGATGGCAGCGCCCCCTGGTACCTGCGGGTGCAGGAGCTGGCACACGACAGCCTGATCGCTGCCACACGGGCACAGCTGGCCAAGGATGCCAAGGCAAGCCAGGATGCCAAGGCTGGTTGTGGCACTAACG GTGACATCATTCACAGTTTTCCGTCAGAGGAAGGTAAACGGGAGCTGTCGGCACGGACCAACCGAACACTCTCCAAGCAAATTCTGCGCTGTTCCTTTGAAGGCTGCTACAGGACCTTCACCTGGCCAGCCCACCTTAAGTACCACCTTAAAACACACAG AAATGATCGTACGTTTCGCTGTGGAGCGGAGGGCTGTGGGAAGAGCTTTTACGTGCTGCAGAGACTGCAGGTCCACATGAGGACCCACAACGGAGACAAACCCTTCATCTGCAAGGAGAAGAACTGTGGCAAGAAGTTCACCACCGCGGGAAACCTCAAGAaccacaaacgcacgcacacag GAGAGAAGCCGTTCTTGTGTGAAGCAGATGGATGTGGGCGCTCCTTTGCTGAGTATTCCAGTCTTCGCAAACACATGCTTGTGCACTCAG GGGAGAAGCCCCACCAGTGTGGGATCTGTGGAAAGACCTTCTCTCAGTCAGGCAGCAGGAACGTTCACATGAggaagagacatggagaggaaGCCCAGTGCAACGACGGCAGAGACACAG GAGAGGCCCTGACCCACAGCAGTCTGCTGGAGGCAGACGGGGAGGCTGGCGACAACATGGTCACCATGACTACAGGGGTGGAACCCATGAATCTGCACCATGCTATGCTGAGAGCCCAAG GCTCAGCAGACTCCGTGGTCCTCTCTCAATCACATGATCTGGTGACCATGACAACTGCTGGCCACTCGTACGGCGAGGATGTGGTGGCTCTGTTGTAG
- the cipcb gene encoding CLOCK-interacting pacemaker produces MSTNRRVEGHSRPTGKSRSMKSGSFKRDSERDSGFSDASSEHMGTLDPTDSEGSSRWRAKRASQRPGSGSKPSQPALVAGSYPNLSPMIIMNNVVLKQPGDNPPALKPWSFPPAVEVVQPVVQQSQVVFLQPVVSNQSPSVPKEGSGKRRRPKKYLPILKSYPKIAPHPTGDTSSSSGRDSLSSSCSSSSGSTRSHSLASSHRQRHHRDKQRRLPGSGSSTPSLLATPSPCPSPSTQSRLTVSVTDSSAGSSPAKELPPPAVSRPEFTPSPPITLSNHTSNPITQDPFFLGDNYKHDLDDDNSNTEGQKRKRFCNTYNILSKTGLLDITLRTKELIRQNRRTQSDLERLKADASLFVQALKTGDPSICAKLQTSLQEMESDKNGEKENGRSALNGLESFHA; encoded by the exons atGAGCACCAACAGGAGAGTTGAAGGTCACTCCAGACCGACAGGAAAATCACGAAGCATGAAGTCTGGAAGTTTCAAAAGAGACTCCGAGAGAGACTCTGGATTCTCAG ATGCTAGTTCTGAACACATGGGCACTTTGGACCCAACAGACTCTGAAGGTTCCTCTCGCTGGAGAGCGAAGAGGGCGTCACAGCGTCCTGGTTCTGGCTCCAAGCCTTCCCAGCCTGCCCTGGTGGCGGGTTCCTACCCCAACCTCTCCCCCATGATCATTATGAACAACGTGGTTCTGAAACAG CCTGGTGACAACCCCCCTGCACTAAAGCCCTGGAGTTTCCCTCCTGCGGTGGAGGTGGTTCAGCCGGTGGTCCAGCAGTCTCAGGTGGTCTTCCTGCAGCCAGTGGTATCCAACCAAAGCCCCTCTGTCCCTAAGGAAGGCTCAGGGAAACGCAGGCGCCCCAAAAAGTATCTCCCCATCCTCAAGTCCTATCCCAAGATAGCACCCCACCCTACTGGGGACACCTCGAGTTCTTCAGGAAGAgacagtctctcctcctcttgctcttcTTCTTCTGGCTCTACGAGGAGCCACAGTTTGGCTTCAAGCCACCGGCAGCGCCATCacagagacaagcagagacGTCTTCCTGGCTCTGGCTCGTCCACTCCCAGCCTCCTTGCCACTCCTAGTCCTTGCCCGTCCCCCTCAACGCAAAGCAGACTGACTGTCAGCGTCACAGACTCAAGTGCCGGCAGCAGCCCTGCAAAGGAGTTGCCCCCCCCAGCTGTCAGCAGACCGGAGTTCACCCCGTCCCCCCCTATAACTCTTTCAAACCACACTAGTAACCCCATAACCCAGGACCCTTTCTTCCTGGGCGATAATTACAAGCACGACCTGGACGACGACAACAGTAACACAGAAGGTCAGAAGAGAAAACGGTTCTGTAACACCTACAACATCCTGAGCAAGACGGGCCTCCTTGACATCACGCTGAGAACCAAGGAGCTGATCCGACAGAACCGACGCACCCAGAGCGACCTGGAACGTCTGAAGGCAGACGCCAGCCTGTTCGTGCAGGCTTTGAAAACAGGAGACCCCAGCATCTGTGCCAAGCTGCAGACCAGCCTGCAGGAAATGGAGAGCGATAAAAACGGGGAGAAAGAGAATGGGAGGAGTGCCCTGAATGGTTTGGAGTCATTTCATGCCTAG